A region of Anolis carolinensis isolate JA03-04 unplaced genomic scaffold, rAnoCar3.1.pri scaffold_7, whole genome shotgun sequence DNA encodes the following proteins:
- the mrrf gene encoding ribosome-recycling factor, mitochondrial isoform X3: MAGSLRCLRRLPLLLRGNTFLGVPLSSLLHGVPKVLPPPPQARHLATKKAKGKGQARVSINAALVEDILSLEEVGEDMRSVIRALQDDFSKTLNIRTSPGALDHIVVSTKDGKFPLNQLGQVSLQSPQLILVNMSNFPESTAAAQKAIRESGMGLSPQADGPLLRVPLPKVTREHRESLAAVAKQLTNKAKESLRKVRSAAVSRAKKAKGSVSEDTVRLIEKQVQQMTDDAVAEMDKLLAAKTKELLG, from the exons ATGGCGGGCTCTTTGCGGTGTCTCCGGAGGTTGCCTCTCCTGCTCCGTGGCAACACTTTCTTGGGGGTCCCGTTGTCCTCGCTGCTGCATGGAGTTCCCAAGGTTCTTCCGCCCCCGCCACAAGCCAGGCATCTCGCCACCAAGAAGGCCAAAG GGAAAGGCCAGGCCCGGGTGAGCATCAACGCGGCCTTGGTGGAGGACATCCTCAGCCTGGAAGAGGTCGGCGAGGACATGCGCTCCGTGATCCGGGCCCTGCAAGACGACTTCAGCAAGACCCTCAACATCCGGACTTCGCCGG GGGCGCTGGACCACATCGTGGTCTCCACCAAGGACGGGAAGTTCCCTCTGAACCAGCTGGGACAGGTCTCCCTCCAGTCCCCGCAGCTCATCCTGGTCAACATGAGCAACTTCCCGGAG AGCACAGCTGCGGCCCAGAAGGCCATCCGGGAGAGCGGGATGGGGCTCAGCCCTCAAGCAGACGGACCCCTCCTGCGCGTCCCCCTCCCCAA GGTGACCCGTGAGCACCGGGAGAGCCTGGCCGCGGTGGCCAAGCAGCTGACCAACAAGGCCAAGGAGTCCCTGCGGAAGGTCCGGTCTGCGGCCGTCAGCCGGGCCAAGAAGGCCAAAGGCTCCGTCTCCGAGGACACCGTCCGGCTGATAGAGAAGCAG GTCCAGCAAATGACGGACGATGCCGTGGCCGAGATGGACAAGCTGCTGGCCGCCAAGACGAAGGAGCTGCTGGGCTGA
- the mrrf gene encoding ribosome-recycling factor, mitochondrial isoform X1, which translates to MAGSLRCLRRLPLLHRGNTFLGVPLSSLLHGVPKVLPPFSPLEQTRVPLAMAGSLRCLRRLPLLLRGNTFLGVPLSSLLHGVPKVLPPPPQARHLATKKAKGKGQARVSINAALVEDILSLEEVGEDMRSVIRALQDDFSKTLNIRTSPGALDHIVVSTKDGKFPLNQLGQVSLQSPQLILVNMSNFPESTAAAQKAIRESGMGLSPQADGPLLRVPLPKVTREHRESLAAVAKQLTNKAKESLRKVRSAAVSRAKKAKGSVSEDTVRLIEKQVQQMTDDAVAEMDKLLAAKTKELLG; encoded by the exons ATGGCGGGCTCTTTGCGGTGTCTCCGGAGGTTGCCTCTCCTGCACCGTGGCAACACTTTCTTGGGGGTCCCATTGTCCTCGCTGCTGCATGGAGTTCCCAAGGttcttccgcccttctcacccctcgaacagacaagagtt CCGCTCGCCATGGCGGGCTCTTTGCGGTGTCTCCGGAGGTTGCCTCTCCTGCTCCGTGGCAACACTTTCTTGGGGGTCCCGTTGTCCTCGCTGCTGCATGGAGTTCCCAAGGTTCTTCCGCCCCCGCCACAAGCCAGGCATCTCGCCACCAAGAAGGCCAAAG GGAAAGGCCAGGCCCGGGTGAGCATCAACGCGGCCTTGGTGGAGGACATCCTCAGCCTGGAAGAGGTCGGCGAGGACATGCGCTCCGTGATCCGGGCCCTGCAAGACGACTTCAGCAAGACCCTCAACATCCGGACTTCGCCGG GGGCGCTGGACCACATCGTGGTCTCCACCAAGGACGGGAAGTTCCCTCTGAACCAGCTGGGACAGGTCTCCCTCCAGTCCCCGCAGCTCATCCTGGTCAACATGAGCAACTTCCCGGAG AGCACAGCTGCGGCCCAGAAGGCCATCCGGGAGAGCGGGATGGGGCTCAGCCCTCAAGCAGACGGACCCCTCCTGCGCGTCCCCCTCCCCAA GGTGACCCGTGAGCACCGGGAGAGCCTGGCCGCGGTGGCCAAGCAGCTGACCAACAAGGCCAAGGAGTCCCTGCGGAAGGTCCGGTCTGCGGCCGTCAGCCGGGCCAAGAAGGCCAAAGGCTCCGTCTCCGAGGACACCGTCCGGCTGATAGAGAAGCAG GTCCAGCAAATGACGGACGATGCCGTGGCCGAGATGGACAAGCTGCTGGCCGCCAAGACGAAGGAGCTGCTGGGCTGA
- the mrrf gene encoding ribosome-recycling factor, mitochondrial isoform X2 — MAGSLRCLRRLPLLHRGNTFLGVPLSSLLHGVPKPLAMAGSLRCLRRLPLLLRGNTFLGVPLSSLLHGVPKVLPPPPQARHLATKKAKGKGQARVSINAALVEDILSLEEVGEDMRSVIRALQDDFSKTLNIRTSPGALDHIVVSTKDGKFPLNQLGQVSLQSPQLILVNMSNFPESTAAAQKAIRESGMGLSPQADGPLLRVPLPKVTREHRESLAAVAKQLTNKAKESLRKVRSAAVSRAKKAKGSVSEDTVRLIEKQVQQMTDDAVAEMDKLLAAKTKELLG; from the exons ATGGCGGGCTCTTTGCGGTGTCTCCGGAGGTTGCCTCTCCTGCACCGTGGCAACACTTTCTTGGGGGTCCCATTGTCCTCGCTGCTGCATGGAGTTCCCAAG CCGCTCGCCATGGCGGGCTCTTTGCGGTGTCTCCGGAGGTTGCCTCTCCTGCTCCGTGGCAACACTTTCTTGGGGGTCCCGTTGTCCTCGCTGCTGCATGGAGTTCCCAAGGTTCTTCCGCCCCCGCCACAAGCCAGGCATCTCGCCACCAAGAAGGCCAAAG GGAAAGGCCAGGCCCGGGTGAGCATCAACGCGGCCTTGGTGGAGGACATCCTCAGCCTGGAAGAGGTCGGCGAGGACATGCGCTCCGTGATCCGGGCCCTGCAAGACGACTTCAGCAAGACCCTCAACATCCGGACTTCGCCGG GGGCGCTGGACCACATCGTGGTCTCCACCAAGGACGGGAAGTTCCCTCTGAACCAGCTGGGACAGGTCTCCCTCCAGTCCCCGCAGCTCATCCTGGTCAACATGAGCAACTTCCCGGAG AGCACAGCTGCGGCCCAGAAGGCCATCCGGGAGAGCGGGATGGGGCTCAGCCCTCAAGCAGACGGACCCCTCCTGCGCGTCCCCCTCCCCAA GGTGACCCGTGAGCACCGGGAGAGCCTGGCCGCGGTGGCCAAGCAGCTGACCAACAAGGCCAAGGAGTCCCTGCGGAAGGTCCGGTCTGCGGCCGTCAGCCGGGCCAAGAAGGCCAAAGGCTCCGTCTCCGAGGACACCGTCCGGCTGATAGAGAAGCAG GTCCAGCAAATGACGGACGATGCCGTGGCCGAGATGGACAAGCTGCTGGCCGCCAAGACGAAGGAGCTGCTGGGCTGA